A stretch of the Ornithodoros turicata isolate Travis chromosome 4, ASM3712646v1, whole genome shotgun sequence genome encodes the following:
- the LOC135391691 gene encoding CCR4-NOT transcription complex subunit 3-like isoform X3 yields MADRRKLQGEIERCLKKVSEGVEQFEDIWQKVYNATNTNQKEKYEADLKKEIKKLQRLRDQIKTWMASSEIKDKRMLMDNRKLIETQMERFKVVERETKTKAYSKEGLGGAQKVDPAQKEKEDITNWLATSIASLNIHVDQFECEIESLMIGAKKKKNDSQDRVDELKTLLERHRYHILQLETLMRALDNGTVEVYKIKKIKDDIEYYIESCQEPDFEENEFIYDDLDLREMTDYLAKGPAAAPATELDPCFLGTTGQPNALQNSTAVVNSTDHSTVSSGTVDGGVAGEEEGSTEPSTNSSSPAPSPGLVNHSRPNAADVWSSQKPLNCSGPCEGREGCEPCPSEGALTMDTWQWQVSMTQDTDKANQPTKMQVVSHVPNMTNATQNSKPSILQPGSRNNSSTSSHGGTANNGSLTVNSHQNHTVASPPSTPYAVAAAGVNKAPLLAHGDCNAVSSGVKQNYSQQQQGMSSMHNSEGGPLDGIVNNVPSSPPLEPHHPYHHQASSPVHAMHNSNTTSGQSLMQCGSQSQVKLSNSTANMNDVGGNAPSTLYSMAAQAANTGAPGRPCSPSLVMNGPLPDKGRGEMSESMSSLKSIAQQAVLNAGLESHLQPSPPPTQSHTPCDRGLFDSLSSHGMPKAPSAPTGMMAQSGQSGGAGAPTPPATAEAHIPPLLGVAPLGSAPLSKECYYHLHMLESASMHMPHPSDSERLRPYTPRSPCIVPSFYPQSLPHCDTMDFFQKLPTEALFFVFYYMEGTKAQYLAAKALKKQSWRFHTKYMMWFQRHEEPKTITDEYEQGTYIYFDYEKWSQRRKEGFTFEYRYLEDRDLN; encoded by the exons GAGAAATAGAACGGTGTCTAAAGAAAGTCAGTGAGGGCGTGGAGCAGTTCGAAGACATTTGGCAAAAG GTCTACAATGCCACAAACACCAATCAGAAGGAAAAGTATGAGGCTGATCTTAAAAAGGAGATTAAAAAGCTCCAG AGGttacgagaccaaattaaaacATGGATGGCGTCCAGTGAGATCAAGGACAAGCGGATGCTCATGGACAACCGAAAGTTGATCGAGACG CAAATGGAGAGGTTCAAGGTGGTAGAACGTGAGACAAAGACCAAAGCGTACTCCAAAGAGGGGCTGGGAGGAGCTCAGAAGGTGGACCCAGCTCAGAAGGAGAAGGAAGATATCACCAACTGGCTAGCAACATCTATCGCCAGCTTGAACATCCATGTTGACCAGTTTGAATGCGAAATTGAATCCCTCATGATTGgtgcaaagaagaagaaaaatgacaGCCAA GACCGAGTGGACGAACTGAAGACCCTCCTGGAGAGGCATCGATACCACATCCTCCAACTGGAGACGTTGATGCGTGCCCTCGACAACGGCACTGTAGAAGTGTACAAGATCAAGAAGATCAAGGACGACATTGAGTACTACATCGAGTCCTGTCAGGAACCTGACTTTGAGGAGAACGAGTTCATCTACGACGACCTCGACCTGCGGGAGATGACGGACTATTTGGCCAAGGGACCTGCAGCTGCACCTGCCACTGAACTCG ACCCTTGTTTCTTAGGTACAACGGGGCAGCCCAACGCGTTACAAAACTCGACGGCAGTGGTAAACTCAACAGACCACTCTACGGTGTCGTCCGGCACCGTGGACGGAGGAGTAGCCGGTGAAGAGGAGGGCTCGACGGAACCCTCGACCAACTCCAGTTCCCCAGCGCCCTCCCCAGGACTTGTCAATCATTCCAGGCCCAATGCAGCGGACGTGTGGAGCTCGCAGAAACCGCTCAACTGCAGCGGGCCCTGTGAAGGCCGGGAAGGCTGTGAACCCTGTCCGAGCGAGGGGGCTCTAACG ATGGATACCTGGCAGTGGCAAGTATCGATGACCCAAGATACCGAT AAGGCGAACCAACCTACGAAGATGCAGGTGGTGTCTCATGTACCTAACATGACCAATGCAACGCAGAACAGCAAGCCTTCCATTCTCCAACCCGGTTCTAGGAACAACAG CAGCACGTCATCCCACGGCGGCACCGCCAACAACGGCTCGTTGACAGTCAATTCGCACCAAAACCATACCGTGGCGTCTCCGCCCTCGACGCCGTACGCCGTGGCAGCGGCAGGAGTCAATAAAG CGCCGCTGCTGGCACACGGGGACTGTAACGCTGTGTCATCAGGTGTGAAGCAGAACTACTCGCAACAGCAGCAAGGAATGTCCTCCATGCACAATTCTGAAGGAGGACCCCTTGATGGGATTGTGAACAATGTACCCTCATCTCCACCTTTAGAACCTCACCATCCATACCACCATCAGGCCTCTTCACCGGTTCATGCCATG CACAACAGCAACACGACGTCTGGTCAGAGCCTGATGCAATGCGGCTCCCAATCGCAAGTAAAGTTGTCCAATAGCACGGCCAACATGAACGACGTGGGAGGCAACGCGCCCTCCACCTTGTACAGCATGGCAGCCCAGGCAGCCAACACGGGGGCACCGGGACGACCGTGCTCTCCCTCCCTCGTCATGAATGGGCCCTTGCCTGACAAAGGAAGGGGAGAG ATGTCGGAGTCGATGTCCTCCCTCAAGTCCATTGCCCAGCAGGCGGTGCTCAACGCTGGCTTGGAGAGTCATCTTCAACCGTCTCCACCTCCGACGCAGTCGCACACTCCATGTGATAGAG GCTTATTTGATAGCTTATCCTCGCACGGCATGCCTAAAGCCCCAAGTGCTCCCACGGGGATGATGGCACAGTCGGGTCAGTCAGGGGGAGCTGGTGCTCCGACGCCACCAGCAACGGCGGAGGCGCACATACCCCCGTTACTAGGGGTAGCGCCCCTGGGCTCTGCACCCCTGTCGAAGGAGTGCTACTACCACCTGCACATGCTCGAATCTGCCTCCATGCACATGCCTCATCCTTCAGACTCCGAACGACTTCG GCCGTACACCCCTCGAAGTCCGTGCATAGTTCCGAGTTTCTACCCGCAGAGCTTGCCTCACTGTGACACGATGGACTTCTTTCAAAAGCTCCCCACCGAGGCGCtcttttttgtattttattACATGGAG
- the LOC135391691 gene encoding CCR4-NOT transcription complex subunit 3-like isoform X6: MADRRKLQGEIERCLKKVSEGVEQFEDIWQKVYNATNTNQKEKYEADLKKEIKKLQRLRDQIKTWMASSEIKDKRMLMDNRKLIETQMERFKVVERETKTKAYSKEGLGGAQKVDPAQKEKEDITNWLATSIASLNIHVDQFECEIESLMIGAKKKKNDSQDRVDELKTLLERHRYHILQLETLMRALDNGTVEVYKIKKIKDDIEYYIESCQEPDFEENEFIYDDLDLREMTDYLAKGPAAAPATELDPCFLGTTGQPNALQNSTAVVNSTDHSTVSSGTVDGGVAGEEEGSTEPSTNSSSPAPSPGLVNHSRPNAADVWSSQKPLNCSGPCEGREGCEPCPSEGALTMDTWQWQVSMTQDTDKANQPTKMQVVSHVPNMTNATQNSKPSILQPGSRNNSTSSHGGTANNGSLTVNSHQNHTVASPPSTPYAVAAAGVNKAPLLAHGDCNAVSSGVKQNYSQQQQGMSSMHNSEGGPLDGIVNNVPSSPPLEPHHPYHHQASSPVHAMHNSNTTSGQSLMQCGSQSQVKLSNSTANMNDVGGNAPSTLYSMAAQAANTGAPGRPCSPSLVMNGPLPDKGRGEMSESMSSLKSIAQQAVLNAGLESHLQPSPPPTQSHTPCDRGLFDSLSSHGMPKAPSAPTGMMAQSGQSGGAGAPTPPATAEAHIPPLLGVAPLGSAPLSKECYYHLHMLESASMHMPHPSDSERLRPYTPRSPCIVPSFYPQSLPHCDTMDFFQKLPTEALFFVFYYMEGTKAQYLAAKALKKQSWRFHTKYMMWFQRHEEPKTITDEYEQGTYIYFDYEKWSQRRKEGFTFEYRYLEDRDLN; the protein is encoded by the exons GAGAAATAGAACGGTGTCTAAAGAAAGTCAGTGAGGGCGTGGAGCAGTTCGAAGACATTTGGCAAAAG GTCTACAATGCCACAAACACCAATCAGAAGGAAAAGTATGAGGCTGATCTTAAAAAGGAGATTAAAAAGCTCCAG AGGttacgagaccaaattaaaacATGGATGGCGTCCAGTGAGATCAAGGACAAGCGGATGCTCATGGACAACCGAAAGTTGATCGAGACG CAAATGGAGAGGTTCAAGGTGGTAGAACGTGAGACAAAGACCAAAGCGTACTCCAAAGAGGGGCTGGGAGGAGCTCAGAAGGTGGACCCAGCTCAGAAGGAGAAGGAAGATATCACCAACTGGCTAGCAACATCTATCGCCAGCTTGAACATCCATGTTGACCAGTTTGAATGCGAAATTGAATCCCTCATGATTGgtgcaaagaagaagaaaaatgacaGCCAA GACCGAGTGGACGAACTGAAGACCCTCCTGGAGAGGCATCGATACCACATCCTCCAACTGGAGACGTTGATGCGTGCCCTCGACAACGGCACTGTAGAAGTGTACAAGATCAAGAAGATCAAGGACGACATTGAGTACTACATCGAGTCCTGTCAGGAACCTGACTTTGAGGAGAACGAGTTCATCTACGACGACCTCGACCTGCGGGAGATGACGGACTATTTGGCCAAGGGACCTGCAGCTGCACCTGCCACTGAACTCG ACCCTTGTTTCTTAGGTACAACGGGGCAGCCCAACGCGTTACAAAACTCGACGGCAGTGGTAAACTCAACAGACCACTCTACGGTGTCGTCCGGCACCGTGGACGGAGGAGTAGCCGGTGAAGAGGAGGGCTCGACGGAACCCTCGACCAACTCCAGTTCCCCAGCGCCCTCCCCAGGACTTGTCAATCATTCCAGGCCCAATGCAGCGGACGTGTGGAGCTCGCAGAAACCGCTCAACTGCAGCGGGCCCTGTGAAGGCCGGGAAGGCTGTGAACCCTGTCCGAGCGAGGGGGCTCTAACG ATGGATACCTGGCAGTGGCAAGTATCGATGACCCAAGATACCGAT AAGGCGAACCAACCTACGAAGATGCAGGTGGTGTCTCATGTACCTAACATGACCAATGCAACGCAGAACAGCAAGCCTTCCATTCTCCAACCCGGTTCTAGGAACAACAG CACGTCATCCCACGGCGGCACCGCCAACAACGGCTCGTTGACAGTCAATTCGCACCAAAACCATACCGTGGCGTCTCCGCCCTCGACGCCGTACGCCGTGGCAGCGGCAGGAGTCAATAAAG CGCCGCTGCTGGCACACGGGGACTGTAACGCTGTGTCATCAGGTGTGAAGCAGAACTACTCGCAACAGCAGCAAGGAATGTCCTCCATGCACAATTCTGAAGGAGGACCCCTTGATGGGATTGTGAACAATGTACCCTCATCTCCACCTTTAGAACCTCACCATCCATACCACCATCAGGCCTCTTCACCGGTTCATGCCATG CACAACAGCAACACGACGTCTGGTCAGAGCCTGATGCAATGCGGCTCCCAATCGCAAGTAAAGTTGTCCAATAGCACGGCCAACATGAACGACGTGGGAGGCAACGCGCCCTCCACCTTGTACAGCATGGCAGCCCAGGCAGCCAACACGGGGGCACCGGGACGACCGTGCTCTCCCTCCCTCGTCATGAATGGGCCCTTGCCTGACAAAGGAAGGGGAGAG ATGTCGGAGTCGATGTCCTCCCTCAAGTCCATTGCCCAGCAGGCGGTGCTCAACGCTGGCTTGGAGAGTCATCTTCAACCGTCTCCACCTCCGACGCAGTCGCACACTCCATGTGATAGAG GCTTATTTGATAGCTTATCCTCGCACGGCATGCCTAAAGCCCCAAGTGCTCCCACGGGGATGATGGCACAGTCGGGTCAGTCAGGGGGAGCTGGTGCTCCGACGCCACCAGCAACGGCGGAGGCGCACATACCCCCGTTACTAGGGGTAGCGCCCCTGGGCTCTGCACCCCTGTCGAAGGAGTGCTACTACCACCTGCACATGCTCGAATCTGCCTCCATGCACATGCCTCATCCTTCAGACTCCGAACGACTTCG GCCGTACACCCCTCGAAGTCCGTGCATAGTTCCGAGTTTCTACCCGCAGAGCTTGCCTCACTGTGACACGATGGACTTCTTTCAAAAGCTCCCCACCGAGGCGCtcttttttgtattttattACATGGAG